One region of Rana temporaria chromosome 11, aRanTem1.1, whole genome shotgun sequence genomic DNA includes:
- the FA2H gene encoding fatty acid 2-hydroxylase → MAESNSSLRFLFVFLQHLRERVKQHTSTDSPSYTSGVQFKTFDPAKDLVDWEKPLLWQVGHLREKYDEWVHQPVDRPIRLFHSEFVEWCSKTSWYIVLAVWAPIVVYLTWYCLSELSRGDTRLFSSFTTDYSIPVPAFCFFPLFFVGMMVWTLMEYGIHRYIFHMNPPASNYFLITLHFMLHGQHHKAPFDSSRLVFPPVPASFVIVPLYLVLQMVLPPVLGLSLFVGGLFGYVVYDMMHYYLHYGSPTKGSYLAWLKSYHVRHHFEHQKTGFGITSTLWDRPFNTLIPEDAITEY, encoded by the exons atggcggagTCCAACAGCAGTCTC CGATTTCTCTTTGTATTTTTGCAGCACTTGAGGGAGCGCGTGAAGCAGCACACGTCCACAGACAGCCCTAGTTATACATCCGGGGTCCAGTTTAAAACGTTTGACCCAGCAAAG GATTTGGTGGACTGGGAGAAGCCGCTGCTGTGGCAAGTGGGTCACCTACGAGAAAAGTACGACGAGTGGGTGCACCAGCCTGTGGACCGGCCAATACGACTCTTCCACTCAGAATTCGTAGAGTGGTGCTCCAAAACTTCATG GTACATCGTGTTGGCAGTGTGGGCGCCGATTGTTGTATATTTAACCTGGTATTGTCTCTCAGAACTCTCCCGGGGGGACACAAGACTCTTCTCCTCCTTCACAACAG attattCTATTCCAGTCCCAGCTTTCTGCTTCTTCCCTCTCTTCTTCGTCGGCATGATGGTTTGGACCTTGATGGAATACGGCATTCACCGGTATATATTTCACATGAACCCCCCAGCCAGCAACTACTTTCTCATCACCCTGCACTTTATGCTGCATGGACAGCACCATAAG gctccttTTGACAGCTCGCGGTTGGTGTTTCCTCCCGTCCCGGCGTCCTTCGTGATCGTTCCCCTCTACCTTGTCCTGCAGATGGTTCTTCCTCCTGTGTTGGGTCTCTCCCTCTTTGTAGGAGGCCTCTTCGGATACGTGGTATATGACATGATGCATTACTATCTACATTACGGGTCGCCGACGAAGGGCTCCTACCTCGCCTGGCTCAAGTCTTACCACGTCCGCCATCACTTTGAGCATCAAAAAACAG GATTCGGAATCACTAGCACCCTCTGGGACCGTCCGTTTAATACCCTGATCCCCGAAGACGCCATTACGGAATACTAG